The Hordeum vulgare subsp. vulgare unplaced genomic scaffold, MorexV3_pseudomolecules_assembly, whole genome shotgun sequence genome has a window encoding:
- the LOC123419409 gene encoding photosystem I assembly protein Ycf3, whose product MPRSRVNGNFIDKTFSIIANILLRIIPTTSGEKKAFTYYRDGMLAQSEGNYAEALQNYYEATRLEIDPYDRSYILYNIGLIHTSNGEHTKALEYYFRALERNPFLPQAFNNMAVICHYRGEQAILEGDSEIAEAWFDQAAEYWKQAIALTPGNYIEAQNWLKITKRFEFE is encoded by the exons ATGCCTAGATCCCGTGTAAATGGAAATTTCATTGATAAGACCTTCTCAATTATAGCCAATATTTTATTGCGAATAATTCCGACAACCTCAGGAGAAAAAAAGGCATTTACTTATTATAGAGATG GGATGTTGGCTCAATCCGAAGGAAATTATGCGGAAGCTTTGCAAAATTATTATGAAGCTACGCGACTAGAAATCGATCCCTATGATCGAAGTTATATACTCTATAACATAGGCCTTATACACACAAGCAATGGAGAGCATACAAAGGCTTTGGAATATTATTTCCGGGCACTAGAACGAAACCCCTTCTTACCGCAAGCTTTTAATAATATGGCCGTGATCTGTCATT ACCGAGGAGAACAGGCCATTCTAGAGGGTGATTCGGAAATTGCGGAAGCTTGGTTTGATCAAGCTGCTGAATATTGGAAACAAGCTATAGCGCTTACTCCGGGAAATTATATTGAAGCACAAAACTGGTTGAAGATTACGAAGCGCTTTGAATTTGAATAA
- the LOC123419401 gene encoding photosystem I P700 chlorophyll a apoprotein A1, translated as MIIRSPEPEVKIVVDRDPVKTSFEEWARPGHFSRTLAKGPDTTTWIWNLHADAHDFDSHTGDLEEISRKVFSAHFGQLSIIFLWLSGMYFHGARFSNYEAWLSDPTHIGPSAQVVWPIVGQEILNGDVGGGFRGIQITSGFFQLWRASGITSELQLYCTAIGALVFAALMLFAGWFHYHKAAPKLAWFQDVESMLNHHLAGLLGLGSLSWAGHQIHVSLPINQFLDAGVDPKEIPLPHEFILNRDLLAQLYPSFAEGATPFFTLNWSKYAEFLTFRGGLDPVTGGLWLTDIAHHHLAIAILFLIAGHMYRTNWGIGHGLKDILEAHKGPFTGQGHKGLYEILTTSWHAQLSLNLAMLGSTTIVVAHHMYSMPPYPYLATDYGTQLSLFTHHMWIGGFLIVGAAAHAAIFMVRDYDPTTRYNDLLDRVLRHRDAIISHLNWVCIFLGFHSFGLYIHNDTMSALGRPQDMFSDTAIQLQPIFAQWVQNIHATAPGVTAPGATTSTSLTWGGGELVAVGGKVALLPIPLGTADFLVHHIHAFTIHVTVLILLKGVLFARSSRLIPDKANLGFRFPCDGPGRGGTCQVSAWDHVFLGLFWMYNAISVVIFHFSWKMQSDVWGTISDQGVVTHITGGNFAQSSITINGWLRDFLWAQASQVIQSYGSSLSAYGLFFLGAHFVWAFSLMFLFSGRGYWQELIESIVWAHNKLKVAPATQPRALSIIQGRAVGVTHYLLGGIATTWAFFLARIIAVG; from the coding sequence ATGATTATTCGTTCGCCGGAACCAGAAGTAAAAATTGTTGTGGATAGGGATCCTGTAAAAACATCTTTTGAGGAATGGGCGAGACCCGGCCATTTCTCAAGAACACTAGCTAAGGGCCCTGATACTACCACTTGGATCTGGAACCTACATGCTGATGCTCACGATTTCGATAGTCATACTGGTGATTTGGAGGAGATTTCTAGAAAAGTTTTTAGTGCTCATTTCGGGCAACTTTCCATTATCTTTCTTTGGTTGAGTGGCATGTACTTTCATGGTGCCCGTTTTTCCAATTATGAAGCATGGCTAAGTGATCCTACTCACATTGGACCCAGTGCTCAGGTAGTTTGGCCTATAGTAGGGCAAGAAATATTGAATGGTGATGTAGGTGGGGGTTTCCGAGGAATCCAAATAACCTCTGGTTTTTTTCAGCTTTGGCGAGCATCTGGAATAACTAGTGAATTACAACTCTATTGTACTGCAATTGGTGCATTGGTTTTTGCAGCGTTAATGCTTTTTGCTGGTTGGTTCCATTATCACAAAGCCGCTCCCAAATTGGCCTGGTTCCAAGATGTAGAATCCATGTTGAATCACCACTTAGCGGGATTATTAGGACTTGGGTCTCTTTCTTGGGCGGGACACCAAATTCATGTATCTTTACCAATTAACCAATTTCTTGACGCTGGGGTGGATCCTAAAGAGATACCACTTCCTCATGAATTTATCTTGAATCGGGACCTTTTGGCTCAACTTTATCCTAGTTTTGCCGAAGGAGCAACCCCTTTTTTCACTTTAAATTGGTCCAAATACGCAGAATTTCTGACTTTTCGTGGAGGACTAGATCCAGTAACCGGTGGTCTCTGGCTGACCGATATTGCACACCATCATTTAGCTATTGCTATTCTTTTCCTAATCGCAGGTCATATGTATAGGACCAACTGGGGTATTGGCCATGGACTTAAAGATATTTTGGAGGCTCACAAGGGCCCATTTACAGGACAAGGCCATAAGGGTCTTTATGAAATCTTAACAACGTCATGGCATGCTCAATTATCTCTTAACCTAGCTATGCTAGGCTCTACAACCATTGTTGTAGCTCATCATATGTATTCTATGCCTCCCTATCCATACCTAGCTACTGACTATGGTACACAACTTTCCTTGTTCACACACCACATGTGGATTGGCGGATTTCTAATAGTCGGTGCTGCTGCACATGCAGCAATTTTTATGGTAAGAGACTATGATCCAACTACTCGATACAACGATCTATTAGATCGCGTCCTTAGACACCGCGATGCAATCATATCCCACCTTAACTGGGTATGTATATTTCTAGGTTTTCACAGTTTTGGCTTGTACATTCATAATGATACCATGAGTGCTTTAGGCCGTCCACAAGATATGTTTTCGGATACCGCCATACAATTACAACCTATCTTTGCTCAATGGGTACAAAATATCCATGCTACTGCGCCTGGCGTAACAGCTCCTGGTgcaacaacaagtactagcttaaCGTGGGGAGGCGGCGAGTTAGTAGCAGTAGGTGGCAAAGTGGCTTTGTTACCGATTCCATTAGGAACCGCAGATTTTTTAGTCCATCACATTCATGCATTTACCATACATGTGACTGTATTAATACTTTTGAAAGGTGTTTTATTTGCTCGGAGTTCCCGTTTGATACCCGATAAAGCAAATCTAGGTTTTCGCTTTCCTTGCGATGGGCCTGGCCGAGGGggaacatgtcaagtatctgcttGGGATCATGTTTTCTTAGGTTTATTCTGGATGTACAATGCAATTTCGGTAGTCATTTTCCATTTCAGTTGGAAAATGCAGTCGGatgtttggggtaccataagtgaTCAAGGGGTGGTAACTCATATTACAGGGGGAAACTTTGCACAGAGTTCCATTACGATTAATGGGTGGCTTCGAGATTTCTTGTGGGCACAGGCATCGCAAGTCATTCAGTCTTATGGTTCTTCATTATCTGCATATGGTCTTTTTTTCTTAGGTGCTCATTTTGTCTGGGCCTTCAGTTTAATGTTTTTATTCAGCGGCCGTGGTTATTGGCAAGAACTCATTGAATCTATCGTTTGGGCTCATAACAaattaaaagttgctcctgctacTCAGCCTAGAGCCTTGAGCATTATACAAGGACGTGCTGTAGGAGTAACCCATTACCTTCTGGGTGGAATTGCCACGACATGGGCATTCTTCTTAGCGAGAATTATTGCAGTAGGATAG
- the LOC123419402 gene encoding photosystem I P700 chlorophyll a apoprotein A2, whose product MELRFPRFSQGLAQDPTTRRIWFGIATAHDFESHDDITEERLYQNIFASHFGQLAIIFLWTSGNLFHVAWQGNFESWIQDPLHVRPIAHAIWDPHFGQPAVEAFTRGGAAGPVNIAYSGVYQWWYTIGLRTNEDLYTGALFLLFLSTLSLIASWLHLQPKWKPSLSWFKNAESRLNHHLSGLFGVSSLAWTGHLVHVAIPASRGEYVRWNNFLDVLPYPQGLGPLLTGQWNLYAQNPDSSNHLFGTAQGAGTAILTLLGGFHPQTQSLWLTDMAHHHLAIAFIFLIAGHMYRTNFGIGHSIKDLLEAHTPPGGRLGRGHKGLYDTINNSIHFQLGLALASLGVITSLVAQHMYSLPPYAFIAQDFTTQAALYTHHQYIAGFIMTGAFAHGAIFFIRDYNPEQNEDNVLARMLDHKEAIISHLSWASLFLGFHTLGLYVHNDVMLAFGTPEKQILIEPIFAQWIQSAHGKTTYGFDILLSSTNGPAFNAGRSLWLPGWLNAVNENSNSLFLTIGPGDFLVHHAIALGLHTTTLILVKGALDARGSKLMPDKKDFGYSFPCDGPGRGGTCDISAWDAFYLAVFWMLNTIGWVTFYWHWKHITLWQGNVSQFNESSTYLMGWLRDYLWLNSSQLINGYNPFGMNSLSVWAWMFLFGHLVWATGFMFLISWRGYWQELIETLAWAHERTPLANLIRWRDKPVALSIVQARLVGLAHFSVGYIFTYAAFLIASTSGKFG is encoded by the coding sequence ATGGAATTAAGATTTCCCAGGTTTAGCCAAGGCTTAGCTCAGGACCCCACTACTCGTCGTATTTGGTTTGGTATTGCTACCGCACATGATTtcgaaagtcatgatgatattacTGAAGAACGTCTTTATCAGAACATTTTTGCTTCTCACTTTGGGCAATTAGCAATAATCTTTCTATGGACGTCCGGAAATCTGTTTCATGTAGCTTGGCAAGGAAATTTTGAATCATGGATACAGGATCCTTTACACGTAAGACCTATTGCTCATGCGATTTGGGATCCTCATTTTGGTCAACCCGCTGTGGAAGCCTTTACTCGAGGAGGTGCTGCTGGTCCAGTGAATATTGCTTATTCTGGGGTTTATCAGTGGTGGTATACAATAGGATTACGCACCAATGAAGATCTTTATACTGGAgctctttttctattatttctttctacGCTGTCCTTAATAGCGAGTTGGTTACATCTACAACCCAAATGGAAACCAAGCCTTTCGTGGTTCAAAAACGCGGAATCTCGTCTCAATCATCATTTGTCAGGACTTTTCGGGGTAAGTTCTTTGGCTTGGACAGGACATTTAGTTCATGTTGCTATTCCCGCATCCAGGGGGGAGTACGTTCGATGGAATAATTTCTTAGATGTATTACCCTATCCCCAGGGGTTGGGACCCCTTTTGACGGGTCAGTGGAATCTTTATGCCCAAAACCCTGATTCGAGTAATCATTTATTTGGTACCGCTCAAGGAGCGGGAACTGCCATTCTAACTCTTCTTGGGGGATTCCATCCACAAACACAAAGTTTGTGGCTGACTGATATGGCTCACCATCATTTAGCTATTGCATTTATTTTTCTCATTGCCGGTCACATGTATCGAACTAACTTCGGAATTGGGCACAGTATTAAAGATCTTTTAGAAGCGCATACTCCTCCGGGGGGTCGATTAGGGCGTGGGCATAAGGGCCTTTATGACACAATCAACAATTCGATTCATTTTCAGTTAGGTCTTGCTCTAGCTTCTTTAGGGGTTATTACTTCCTTAGTAGCTCAACATATGTACTCTTTACCTCCTTATGCATTCATAGCACAAGACTTTACTACTCAAGCTGCTTTATATACTCATCACCAATATATTGCGGGGTTCATCATGACAGGGGCTTTTGCTCATGGAGCTATTTTTTTCATTAGGGATTACAATCCGGAACAGAATGAGGATAATGTATTGGCAAGAATGTTAGACCATAAAGAAGCTATCATATCTCATTTAAGTTGGGCTAGCCTCTTTCTAGGATTCCATACCTTGGGCCTTTATGTTCATAACGACGTCATGCTTGCTTTTGGTACTCCAGAAAAGCAAATCTTGATCGAACCTATATTTGCCCAATGGATACAATCTGCTCATGGCAAGACGACATATGGGTTCGATATactcttatcttcaacgaatggccCCGCTTTCAATGCGGGTCGAAGCCTATGGTTGCCCGGATGGTTGAATGCTGTTAATGAGAATAGTAATTCGCTTTTCTTAACAATAGGACCTGGGGATTTCTTGGTTCATCATGCTATTGCTCTAGGTTTGCATACAACTACATTGATTTTAGTAAAGGGCGCTTTAGACGCACGCGGTTCCAAATTAATGCCGGATAAAAAGGATTTTGGGTATAGTTTTCCTTGTGACGGCCCAGGGCGCGGCGGTACTTGTGATATTTCTGCTTGGGACGCATTTTATTTGGCAGTTTTCTGGATGTTAAATACCATTGGGTGGGTTACTTTTTATTGGCATTGGAAACATATCACATTATGGCAGGGCAACGTTTcacaatttaatgaatcctccacTTATTTGATGGGATGGTTAAGAGATTACCTATGGTTAAACTCTTCACAACTTATCAATGGATATAATCCTTTTGGGATGAATAGTTTATCGGTATGGGCTTGGATGTTCTTATTTGGACATCTTGTTTGGGCTACTGGATTTATGTTCTTAATTTCTTGGCGGGGGTATTGGCAGGAATTAATTGAGACTTTAGCATGGGCTCATGAACGCACACCTTTAGCTAATTTAATTCGCTGGAGAGATAAGCCTGTGGCTCTTTCCATTGTGCAAGCAAGATTGGTTGGATTAGCTCACTTTTCCGTGGGTTATATATTCACTTATGCAGCTTTCTTGATTGCCTCAACATCAGGCAAGTTTGGTTAA